One Tessaracoccus lacteus DNA window includes the following coding sequences:
- a CDS encoding DUF4307 domain-containing protein: MTTDEARIQARYPKRSPTDYVLGGLASVAVLGAIAMVVVAGVEQSNPDVVGMVRSFDVPSATQVTTEIVVQRKDPSTPVVCELYAQAKSYETVGEASVDIPAGVDKLTTVIVDVKTMREATAISIDHCRVAG; encoded by the coding sequence GTGACGACAGACGAAGCCCGCATCCAGGCGAGGTACCCGAAGCGATCCCCCACCGACTACGTACTTGGCGGCCTCGCATCCGTGGCCGTGCTGGGCGCGATCGCGATGGTGGTCGTGGCGGGCGTCGAGCAGTCGAACCCCGACGTGGTCGGCATGGTGCGCAGCTTCGACGTGCCCAGCGCGACGCAGGTCACCACGGAGATCGTCGTGCAGCGCAAGGACCCCTCGACCCCGGTCGTGTGCGAGCTGTACGCGCAGGCCAAGTCGTACGAGACCGTCGGCGAGGCCTCGGTCGACATCCCGGCCGGCGTCGACAAGCTGACCACCGTCATCGTCGACGTGAAGACCATGCGCGAGGCCACGGCGATCAGCATCGACCACTGCCGTGTGGCTGGCTGA
- the greA gene encoding transcription elongation factor GreA — MSESSSNVVWLTQEAYDKLEAELTELKTVGRPDVSSRIAQAREEGDLSENGGYHAAREEQGQMEGRIRQLEDLLRRAQVGQATGSSDEVAPGKLITVAFDGDEDDTDTFLLGSREVLATDSSVDYSVYSPQSPLGSAVLGAKIGDEVRYTAPTGREIMVVVTKVDTL; from the coding sequence ATGTCCGAATCTTCTTCCAATGTGGTGTGGCTCACGCAGGAGGCCTACGACAAGCTCGAGGCTGAACTGACGGAGCTGAAGACCGTGGGGCGCCCCGACGTGAGCTCCCGCATCGCGCAGGCGCGCGAGGAGGGCGACCTCTCCGAGAACGGCGGCTACCACGCCGCCCGCGAGGAGCAGGGCCAGATGGAGGGCCGCATCCGCCAGCTGGAGGACCTGCTGCGCCGCGCCCAGGTCGGCCAGGCCACCGGGTCCAGCGATGAGGTTGCGCCCGGCAAGCTGATCACCGTCGCGTTCGATGGCGACGAGGACGACACCGACACGTTCCTGCTCGGCTCCCGCGAGGTGCTGGCCACCGACTCCAGCGTCGACTACTCCGTCTACTCCCCGCAGTCCCCGCTCGGCTCCGCCGTGCTAGGCGCGAAGATCGGCGACGAGGTCCGCTACACGGCGCCGACGGGCCGCGAGATCATGGTCGTCGTGACCAAGGTCGACACCCTCTGA
- a CDS encoding DUF2089 domain-containing protein, with translation MDTRKLYHAPADCPVCGDNLVTTSKGCLKCGTQIAGEFASCEFCALSEADLDLLKVFLSSRGNLREVEKFLQVSYPTARARLDAVLVKLGLTPAGSAAELADEPPVADREPSEYGDEHVVAETPEQQILARVARGEISPEVAAQLLA, from the coding sequence ATGGACACCCGGAAGCTGTACCACGCGCCTGCCGACTGCCCCGTCTGCGGCGACAACCTGGTCACCACCAGCAAGGGCTGCCTGAAGTGCGGCACGCAGATCGCCGGCGAGTTTGCCAGCTGCGAGTTCTGCGCCCTTAGCGAGGCTGACCTCGACCTGCTGAAGGTCTTCCTCTCTTCGCGGGGCAACCTGCGCGAGGTGGAGAAGTTCCTCCAGGTCTCCTACCCGACGGCGCGCGCACGCCTCGACGCGGTGCTCGTCAAGCTCGGCCTCACCCCGGCGGGGTCGGCCGCCGAGCTGGCCGACGAGCCTCCCGTGGCAGACAGGGAGCCCAGCGAGTACGGCGACGAACACGTCGTCGCCGAGACCCCCGAGCAGCAGATCCTCGCCCGCGTTGCCCGCGGCGAGATCTCGCCCGAGGTCGCGGCCCAGCTGCTCGCCTGA
- a CDS encoding uracil-DNA glycosylase: MPRPLSELVAPDWAEALAPVEGHITAMGNFLRQEIHEGHTYLPAADNILRAFTLPLADVKVLILGQDPYPTPGHPVGLSFSVAPDVRPLPGSLKNIYRELETDLGIPQAAHGDLTSWFNQGVLLLNRVLTVRPGAPASHRGKGWEQVTARAVEALAQRGGPLVAILWGRDAQSAAPMLGEVPVIASAHPSPLSARSGFYGSRPFSRANALLEQQGGSPIDWTLPADATLVS; this comes from the coding sequence ATGCCGCGTCCGCTGTCCGAGCTCGTCGCCCCCGACTGGGCCGAGGCCCTCGCACCCGTCGAGGGCCACATCACCGCCATGGGGAACTTCCTCCGCCAGGAGATCCACGAGGGGCACACCTACCTTCCGGCCGCCGACAACATCCTGCGGGCCTTCACCCTGCCGCTTGCCGACGTGAAGGTCCTGATCCTGGGGCAGGACCCCTACCCGACGCCCGGGCACCCCGTCGGGCTGTCCTTCTCGGTCGCGCCGGACGTGCGACCGCTGCCCGGCAGCCTGAAGAACATCTACCGCGAGCTCGAGACCGATCTGGGAATCCCGCAGGCCGCCCACGGCGACCTGACCTCCTGGTTCAACCAGGGCGTGTTACTGCTGAACAGAGTGCTGACCGTGCGGCCGGGGGCCCCCGCCTCGCACCGCGGGAAGGGCTGGGAGCAGGTCACCGCCCGGGCCGTCGAGGCGCTCGCGCAGCGCGGCGGCCCGCTCGTGGCGATCTTGTGGGGCCGCGACGCCCAGAGCGCCGCGCCGATGCTGGGCGAGGTGCCCGTGATCGCGTCGGCTCACCCGTCGCCGCTGTCCGCACGGTCGGGTTTCTACGGCTCGCGGCCGTTCAGCCGCGCCAACGCGCTGCTGGAGCAGCAGGGCGGCTCCCCGATCGACTGGACCTTGCCCGCGGATGCGACACTGGTTTCATGA
- the msrA gene encoding peptide-methionine (S)-S-oxide reductase MsrA: MNDIDVLGWLQRHRSTPTLVSADEALTGRATSVLGPVPRHEIFGIPLDEVPPGSEVAYFALGCYWGAEKVFWHIDGVVNTAVGFMGGHTPNPTYKETCTGKTGHAETVRVVFDPTKVSYAELVQAFFEHHDPTQGFRQGNDVGTQYRSAIYPVDDEQFAVARRIRDAYQGPLTEGGFGEISTEIEPGQHFYYAEVEHQQYLSKNPAGYQCDHRTGVSCSTA, from the coding sequence ATGAACGACATCGACGTGCTGGGCTGGCTGCAGCGACACCGGAGCACCCCGACGCTGGTGAGTGCCGACGAGGCGCTCACCGGCCGCGCGACCTCCGTCCTCGGCCCTGTCCCCCGCCACGAGATCTTCGGCATCCCGCTCGACGAGGTTCCCCCCGGCAGCGAGGTCGCCTACTTCGCGCTCGGCTGCTACTGGGGCGCGGAGAAGGTCTTCTGGCACATCGACGGCGTCGTCAACACCGCCGTCGGCTTCATGGGCGGCCACACCCCCAACCCCACGTACAAGGAGACCTGCACCGGGAAGACCGGGCACGCGGAGACCGTTCGCGTCGTCTTCGACCCGACGAAGGTCAGCTACGCGGAACTGGTGCAGGCGTTCTTCGAGCACCACGACCCGACGCAGGGCTTCCGGCAGGGCAACGACGTCGGCACGCAGTACCGCTCGGCCATCTATCCCGTCGACGACGAGCAGTTCGCCGTCGCCCGCCGGATCCGCGACGCCTACCAGGGCCCGCTGACCGAGGGCGGCTTCGGCGAGATCTCGACCGAGATCGAGCCCGGCCAGCACTTCTACTACGCCGAGGTGGAGCACCAGCAGTACCTTTCGAAGAATCCTGCGGGGTATCAATGCGACCATCGGACTGGGGTCTCATGTTCGACAGCCTGA
- a CDS encoding aminoacyl-tRNA deacylase yields MNNPALDALEASGLTHTVTRHGRVGSLAEAAAARGVEPADIIKTMVVRRAADDHLLVLVPGDRSIAWPKLRALLGVSRLSMPDAAEALRVTGFERGTITPFGTLRPLPVVADERVAGHRISIGAGEHGVAATLDGDELVAFLGATVADVTDPA; encoded by the coding sequence ATGAACAACCCCGCCCTCGACGCCCTGGAGGCGTCCGGCCTCACCCACACTGTTACGCGCCACGGCCGCGTCGGTTCCCTGGCGGAGGCTGCTGCCGCGCGTGGGGTCGAGCCGGCCGACATCATCAAGACGATGGTGGTGCGCCGCGCGGCCGACGACCACCTCCTCGTTCTCGTCCCCGGTGACCGGAGCATCGCCTGGCCGAAGCTCCGGGCCCTCCTCGGCGTCAGCCGCCTCTCGATGCCGGACGCCGCGGAGGCGCTGCGGGTCACCGGGTTCGAGCGCGGCACCATCACGCCGTTCGGGACCCTGAGGCCGCTGCCCGTCGTCGCGGACGAGCGCGTGGCGGGGCACCGGATCAGCATTGGGGCCGGGGAGCACGGCGTCGCGGCGACCCTCGACGGCGACGAGCTCGTCGCCTTCCTGGGCGCGACGGTCGCCGACGTCACCGACCCGGCCTGA
- the ypfJ gene encoding KPN_02809 family neutral zinc metallopeptidase has protein sequence MEYRDNVNLDQSRVRYGGGGRRGGGIAVGGGIGGVLVLLLALFLGGDLGDLIGGTTTTTDSSQSDVSGADCTGEVNIDENRDCRWGAYEVALTSYWESAFSSGFEPISALQLFSGTTATACGTGTSEMGPFYCPGDTTIYIDEDYMGQLLTQLGTTRSDAAELYIVGHEYGHHISNLTGQMSKANASSNQTGEKSASVRLELQADCYAGVFFANTIKDPDSPIESVTQDDLNRIVDAARAVGDDHIQEQSGGFVNADKWTHGSSQMRQYWVAKGFQSGDPGTCDTFSTNDLGE, from the coding sequence ATGGAATATCGCGACAACGTCAACCTCGACCAGTCGCGAGTGCGCTACGGCGGAGGTGGTCGGCGCGGTGGCGGCATCGCGGTGGGCGGCGGTATCGGCGGAGTACTGGTCCTGCTGCTGGCATTGTTCCTCGGTGGCGATCTCGGTGACCTGATCGGCGGCACGACGACCACCACTGACTCGAGTCAGAGCGACGTATCGGGTGCCGACTGCACGGGCGAGGTCAACATCGACGAGAACCGCGACTGCCGCTGGGGTGCCTACGAGGTCGCGCTCACGTCGTACTGGGAGTCGGCATTCTCGTCGGGCTTCGAGCCCATCTCCGCCCTGCAGTTGTTCTCCGGCACCACCGCGACCGCATGTGGCACCGGTACCTCGGAGATGGGCCCGTTCTACTGCCCCGGTGACACCACGATCTACATCGACGAGGACTACATGGGTCAGCTGCTGACCCAGCTCGGCACGACCCGCAGCGACGCGGCCGAGCTGTACATCGTCGGGCACGAGTACGGGCACCACATCTCCAACCTGACCGGCCAGATGAGCAAGGCCAACGCCAGCAGCAACCAGACCGGCGAGAAGTCCGCCTCGGTGCGGCTCGAGCTGCAGGCCGACTGCTACGCAGGCGTCTTCTTCGCCAACACCATCAAGGATCCGGACTCGCCGATCGAGTCCGTCACCCAGGACGACCTCAACCGCATCGTCGACGCGGCCCGCGCCGTCGGCGATGACCACATCCAGGAGCAGTCCGGCGGCTTCGTGAACGCGGACAAATGGACCCACGGCAGCTCGCAGATGCGTCAGTACTGGGTGGCGAAGGGCTTCCAGAGCGGCGATCCGGGGACCTGCGACACCTTCTCAACCAACGACCTGGGGGAGTGA
- a CDS encoding NUDIX hydrolase gives MRVTGVPHPLGAPVVGFPVEHGRHPRVTLFDEGFVPVRPLSAALVDSEIVFTWLVREVTAADQRPAERHTVYVSSRQEQPRRHQRLGAYALVFSERGILGTVNSSATRVPGTWALPGGGIDSGESPSEAVLREIYEETGQDTEIDRVLSLESEHWVGRSMAGVLEDFHALRVIYSAVCDNPTDPVVHDVGGSTLRSAWVPLRSWRSLHWTNSSRALLSQFARRHPRSSHAER, from the coding sequence ATGCGCGTCACCGGTGTCCCCCATCCCCTGGGGGCACCCGTGGTGGGTTTTCCTGTCGAGCACGGCAGGCATCCGCGGGTGACGCTGTTCGACGAGGGTTTCGTCCCTGTCCGCCCCCTGTCCGCGGCGTTGGTCGACAGCGAGATCGTGTTCACGTGGCTCGTCCGCGAGGTCACGGCGGCCGACCAGAGGCCCGCCGAGCGACACACCGTCTACGTCTCGTCGCGGCAGGAGCAGCCCCGCAGGCATCAGCGCCTCGGCGCCTACGCCCTCGTGTTCTCCGAGCGCGGCATTCTCGGCACGGTCAACTCCAGCGCGACCCGGGTACCCGGCACCTGGGCGCTGCCCGGCGGCGGCATCGACTCCGGAGAGTCCCCGTCGGAGGCCGTGCTGCGCGAGATCTATGAAGAGACGGGTCAGGACACGGAGATCGACCGCGTCCTGAGCCTCGAGTCGGAGCACTGGGTGGGCCGCTCCATGGCAGGCGTGCTCGAGGACTTCCACGCCCTGCGCGTCATCTACTCCGCCGTCTGCGACAACCCGACCGACCCCGTCGTGCACGACGTCGGCGGTTCGACGCTGCGCTCGGCCTGGGTGCCGCTGCGCTCCTGGCGGTCGCTGCACTGGACCAACAGTTCGCGGGCGCTCCTGTCGCAGTTCGCCCGGCGGCACCCGCGCAGCTCACACGCGGAGCGATGA
- a CDS encoding Bax inhibitor-1/YccA family protein, with product MANPIIGSPDAFTKHNQSQPGYGQPQPGYGQPQGFDPYQQQAPQPTAAVMTLDDVLAKTAITLGVVAAAAVVAFMFVPLAFITPALIASGIVGLITVFLVASRPRIPVGGVLFYAVVEGLFIGVFSKFFEYLYPGIVVSAVLATFVTAGVTLFAYKFFNIRVTERFRKIVFIATASLAGVLLVNFVLAIFGIDTGMRSAGGSPGLLAIGISIVAVILAVLNLVTDFDSVERGIAMRAPANESWRAAFGITVTMVWLYTEIVRIMSYFRN from the coding sequence ATGGCAAACCCGATCATCGGCAGCCCCGATGCCTTCACGAAGCACAACCAGTCGCAGCCCGGCTACGGTCAGCCCCAGCCCGGCTACGGCCAGCCGCAGGGCTTCGACCCCTACCAGCAGCAGGCGCCGCAGCCCACCGCCGCGGTGATGACGCTCGACGACGTGCTCGCCAAGACGGCCATCACGCTCGGCGTCGTCGCGGCCGCCGCTGTCGTGGCGTTCATGTTCGTCCCGCTGGCCTTCATCACGCCCGCGCTCATCGCGTCGGGCATCGTCGGCCTCATCACCGTCTTCCTGGTCGCCAGCCGGCCCAGGATCCCCGTGGGCGGGGTCCTGTTCTATGCCGTGGTCGAGGGCCTCTTCATCGGCGTGTTCTCGAAGTTCTTCGAGTACCTGTACCCGGGCATCGTCGTGTCCGCGGTCCTGGCGACGTTCGTCACGGCTGGCGTCACGCTGTTCGCGTACAAGTTCTTCAACATCCGCGTCACCGAGCGGTTCCGCAAGATCGTCTTCATCGCGACGGCGTCCCTGGCCGGTGTGTTGCTCGTGAACTTCGTCCTCGCGATCTTCGGCATCGACACCGGCATGCGCTCCGCGGGAGGTAGCCCAGGCCTGCTGGCCATCGGCATCTCGATCGTCGCCGTGATCCTCGCAGTTCTGAACCTCGTGACCGACTTCGACTCCGTCGAGCGCGGCATCGCGATGCGCGCCCCGGCCAACGAGTCGTGGCGTGCGGCATTCGGCATCACCGTCACCATGGTGTGGCTGTACACCGAGATCGTGCGCATCATGAGCTACTTCAGGAACTGA
- a CDS encoding MBL fold metallo-hydrolase RNA specificity domain-containing protein produces the protein MAVVQQATLRFLGAAETVTGSRHLLTVDGRHTLIDAGLFQGEKQWRLRNRDPFAVPPREIDNILITHAHADHVSYLPALVRQGFRGTIWCTEPTLPLAEIVLRDAAKLQEQAVGDATKGGWSRHPSPEALFTTADVELTLPMFRTVEWDTNVDVDGVLWARWVRAGHILGAASLHVSVGDRSVLFSGDLGRHDHPLLRARETPPGADIVVCESTYGDREHPEPALAHEPLADAIRRTVERGGQVVVPAFAIDRTELVLHALVRLRREGRIPDVPVAVDGPMSLKALDVYRQWPDELAVGVTMADFTDLDLTETREAPESKRLNRRRDPMIIVSSSGMAEGGRVLYHLRRLLPDPRNTVVLTGYQAVGTRGRALENGARSVKINGHYVKVAADIVRDEEFSVHADASDIIDWLAALDREPETVFLVHGEPGASATLAGRIADELGWSSVAPRWGEVVSLLP, from the coding sequence ATGGCAGTAGTTCAGCAGGCGACGCTGAGGTTCCTGGGGGCGGCGGAGACGGTCACCGGCTCCCGACACCTCCTGACCGTCGACGGTCGGCACACCCTGATCGACGCGGGGCTGTTCCAGGGCGAGAAGCAGTGGCGGCTCCGGAACCGGGACCCGTTCGCCGTGCCGCCGCGCGAGATCGACAACATCCTCATCACCCACGCGCACGCCGACCACGTCTCCTACCTCCCGGCGCTGGTCAGGCAGGGGTTCCGCGGCACGATCTGGTGCACCGAGCCGACGCTGCCGCTGGCCGAGATCGTGCTCCGCGACGCCGCAAAGCTGCAGGAGCAGGCCGTGGGCGACGCGACGAAGGGCGGCTGGTCGCGGCATCCCTCCCCCGAGGCGCTGTTCACCACGGCCGACGTCGAGCTGACGCTGCCGATGTTCCGCACCGTCGAGTGGGACACCAACGTCGACGTCGACGGTGTGCTGTGGGCCCGCTGGGTGCGCGCCGGCCACATCCTTGGCGCGGCGAGCTTGCACGTGAGCGTCGGCGACCGGAGCGTGCTGTTCTCCGGCGACCTCGGCCGCCACGACCATCCTCTGCTGAGGGCCCGGGAGACCCCGCCCGGGGCGGACATAGTCGTCTGCGAGTCGACGTACGGGGACCGCGAGCATCCCGAGCCCGCGCTGGCCCACGAGCCGCTGGCCGATGCGATCCGTCGGACCGTCGAGCGGGGCGGCCAGGTCGTCGTGCCCGCCTTCGCGATCGACCGGACCGAGCTCGTGCTGCACGCCCTCGTCCGACTGCGGCGCGAGGGGAGGATCCCCGACGTACCGGTGGCGGTCGACGGCCCTATGTCGCTCAAGGCGCTGGACGTGTACCGGCAGTGGCCGGACGAGCTGGCCGTCGGCGTGACGATGGCCGACTTCACGGACCTCGACCTCACGGAGACCCGCGAGGCGCCCGAGTCGAAGCGGCTCAACCGGCGCCGGGACCCGATGATCATCGTCAGCAGCTCGGGCATGGCCGAGGGCGGGCGGGTGCTGTACCACCTGCGCCGCCTGCTGCCCGACCCGAGGAACACTGTCGTGCTGACGGGTTACCAGGCCGTCGGCACGCGCGGCCGGGCGCTTGAGAACGGCGCAAGGTCCGTGAAGATCAACGGTCACTACGTGAAGGTGGCGGCGGATATCGTCCGCGACGAAGAGTTCTCCGTCCACGCCGACGCGTCGGACATCATCGACTGGCTGGCGGCCCTGGACCGCGAGCCGGAGACGGTCTTCCTGGTGCACGGCGAGCCCGGGGCGTCGGCCACCCTGGCCGGTCGCATCGCCGACGAGCTGGGCTGGTCGTCCGTCGCCCCGCGCTGGGGTGAGGTCGTCAGTCTTCTCCCCTGA
- a CDS encoding MFS transporter, which produces MLVGPLLGGFLVDAVGWEWIFFVNVPVGLIAIVLVIINVPSLELHAHCFDWVGVVLSSAGLFLIVFGIQEGETYEWGQMPIVGSFSVPVWSLIIIGALLMGAFVWWQKVQHGEPLVPLALFADRNFVLSNTAITIVGLVVTAMNIPLFLYLQSGRGLTPSQSALILVPMAVCSGVLSPFTGRFLQDRDARPWTAAGLVGLAIATAWYGFWFDAARSPWWLLLPSALVGISASFIWGPLAMVATRGLPPQLAGAGSGVYNTTRQVGAVIGSAVIAAVTSARLTAHLGEGASTAVGAGGGAMPTQVLDGFAAAMGESMYVPATLLVLAVVSVLFMRPQIPSSR; this is translated from the coding sequence CTGCTCGTCGGTCCGCTGCTCGGCGGCTTCCTCGTCGACGCCGTCGGCTGGGAGTGGATCTTCTTCGTCAACGTCCCGGTCGGGCTCATCGCGATCGTGCTCGTCATCATCAACGTGCCCAGCCTTGAACTGCACGCGCACTGCTTCGACTGGGTGGGCGTCGTGCTCAGTTCCGCGGGCCTGTTCCTCATCGTGTTCGGCATCCAGGAGGGCGAGACGTACGAGTGGGGTCAGATGCCGATCGTGGGGAGCTTCAGTGTGCCGGTGTGGTCGCTGATCATCATCGGCGCCCTGCTGATGGGGGCCTTCGTCTGGTGGCAGAAGGTCCAGCACGGCGAGCCACTGGTCCCACTGGCGCTCTTTGCCGACCGCAACTTCGTCCTGTCCAACACGGCCATCACCATCGTCGGCCTCGTCGTGACCGCCATGAACATCCCGTTGTTCCTCTACCTTCAGTCCGGCCGGGGCCTGACCCCGAGCCAGTCGGCGCTCATCCTGGTGCCGATGGCCGTCTGCTCCGGCGTCCTGTCGCCGTTCACCGGACGATTCCTGCAGGACCGGGACGCGCGTCCGTGGACGGCCGCGGGTCTCGTCGGCTTGGCCATCGCGACAGCCTGGTACGGGTTCTGGTTCGACGCGGCCCGCAGCCCCTGGTGGCTCCTGCTCCCAAGCGCGCTGGTCGGCATCTCCGCCTCGTTCATCTGGGGTCCGCTCGCGATGGTTGCGACGCGTGGCCTGCCGCCGCAGCTCGCGGGCGCCGGATCCGGCGTCTACAACACGACCCGCCAGGTCGGCGCGGTGATCGGTTCCGCGGTCATCGCCGCAGTGACGTCCGCCAGGCTGACGGCCCATCTGGGTGAGGGTGCCTCCACGGCGGTCGGCGCCGGCGGCGGCGCGATGCCGACGCAGGTCCTCGACGGGTTCGCCGCTGCGATGGGCGAGTCGATGTACGTGCCCGCCACGCTGCTCGTGCTCGCCGTCGTGTCTGTGCTCTTCATGCGTCCGCAGATCCCCTCGTCGCGCTGA
- a CDS encoding IS110 family transposase: MNNDPGFDIWCGLDVGKETHHACALDAAGRKVFNKPLPQDQSKLEGVFSMLAERGRVLVIVDQPNTIGALPIAVARSMGIQVAYLPGLAMRRAADLYPGSAKTDARDAFIIADAARTMPHTLRRVDLGEDALAELKVLVGFDEDLAAEATRLANRIRGLLTQIHPALERVVGPRLATKQGLAVIEQLGGPQGISAVSRAKLLRIVSHANPRHAQDFVDAISHALSEQTVVVAGTTAAEQVLPKLAAALRQTLQQRSELAAQVEKVVDAHPLAKVLISMPGVGVRTAARILLDVGDASLFPTAGHLAAYAGLSPVTHRSGTSIRGEYPARSGNKHLKRALFLSAFAALRSDPASRAYYDRKRAQGKKHNAALICLSRRRVDVLFAMLRNQEPYRTPNPTPQPLAA; this comes from the coding sequence ATGAACAACGACCCCGGTTTCGACATCTGGTGCGGCCTCGACGTGGGCAAGGAAACTCACCATGCCTGCGCTCTCGACGCCGCCGGTCGGAAGGTATTCAACAAGCCTCTACCGCAGGACCAGAGCAAGCTCGAGGGCGTTTTCTCGATGCTGGCCGAGCGCGGCAGGGTGTTGGTGATTGTCGATCAGCCGAACACGATCGGCGCACTGCCCATCGCTGTGGCAAGGTCGATGGGCATCCAGGTCGCCTACCTGCCAGGACTCGCGATGCGCAGGGCAGCGGACCTCTACCCGGGCAGCGCGAAGACCGACGCGCGCGACGCGTTCATCATCGCGGACGCTGCCCGAACGATGCCCCACACCCTTCGCCGGGTCGACCTCGGCGAAGATGCCCTGGCCGAGCTGAAGGTTCTGGTCGGGTTCGACGAGGACCTTGCGGCGGAAGCAACACGATTGGCGAACCGGATCCGTGGACTCCTCACGCAGATCCATCCCGCACTCGAACGCGTAGTCGGACCCCGCTTGGCCACAAAGCAGGGCCTCGCCGTGATCGAACAGCTCGGCGGCCCACAAGGCATCAGCGCAGTCTCGAGGGCAAAGCTGCTGCGGATCGTCAGCCATGCCAACCCGCGACACGCCCAAGACTTCGTCGACGCGATCTCCCACGCCTTGTCCGAGCAGACCGTTGTTGTCGCCGGCACCACCGCCGCTGAGCAGGTCCTCCCGAAGCTCGCAGCTGCCCTGCGTCAGACGCTGCAGCAGCGCTCCGAGTTGGCCGCGCAAGTCGAGAAGGTCGTTGATGCGCACCCTCTTGCCAAGGTCCTGATCTCGATGCCAGGCGTCGGGGTCAGGACCGCTGCACGGATCCTCCTCGACGTCGGCGACGCCTCGCTGTTCCCGACCGCGGGACACCTGGCTGCCTACGCCGGCCTCTCACCCGTCACCCACCGATCCGGAACCAGCATCCGAGGCGAATACCCAGCCAGATCAGGAAACAAGCACCTCAAACGAGCCCTGTTCCTCTCAGCGTTCGCCGCGCTCCGATCCGACCCCGCCAGCAGGGCCTACTACGACCGGAAGCGAGCCCAAGGCAAGAAACACAACGCCGCACTCATCTGCCTGTCCCGACGCCGAGTCGACGTCCTGTTCGCCATGCTCAGAAACCAAGAGCCCTACCGGACCCCCAACCCGACACCCCAGCCCCTCGCCGCTTGA
- a CDS encoding YdeI/OmpD-associated family protein — protein sequence MIGRHGGTPERPAVFFADAAEFRAWLEANHAVATELWMGLNKKHVPIQGLTWDDAVPEALCFGWIDSVSQRIDDDTRRQRWTPRKRGSTWSNINVTHVERLIAEGRMAPAGLAAFEARDPARTGIYSFERDDHAFTPEHAAMLAADGDAQRWWDAATETYRRIAMTWVATAKQQTTRDRRMAQLIEDSAAGRLIPSQRYGAEPVWVARNRRALGLEPDPDPHPEWPVASDATLPDRRHP from the coding sequence ATGATCGGACGCCACGGCGGAACCCCCGAGAGACCAGCGGTCTTCTTCGCCGACGCGGCCGAGTTCCGCGCATGGCTGGAGGCGAACCACGCCGTCGCCACGGAACTGTGGATGGGGCTGAACAAGAAACACGTGCCCATTCAGGGCCTGACCTGGGACGACGCCGTGCCCGAGGCCCTGTGCTTCGGATGGATCGACTCCGTGTCGCAACGCATCGACGACGACACCCGTCGGCAGCGCTGGACCCCACGGAAGCGCGGCAGCACCTGGAGCAACATCAACGTCACTCACGTCGAGCGGCTCATCGCCGAGGGCAGGATGGCCCCGGCCGGCCTGGCAGCGTTCGAGGCCCGGGACCCGGCCCGGACAGGGATCTACAGCTTCGAGCGCGACGACCACGCCTTCACCCCAGAACACGCGGCCATGCTCGCGGCCGACGGGGATGCCCAGCGCTGGTGGGACGCGGCGACGGAGACCTACCGTCGGATCGCGATGACGTGGGTGGCGACGGCGAAGCAGCAGACCACGCGCGACCGTCGCATGGCGCAGCTGATCGAGGACTCCGCCGCCGGGCGGCTCATCCCCAGCCAGCGCTACGGCGCGGAGCCGGTCTGGGTCGCGCGGAACCGGAGGGCCCTGGGCCTGGAGCCTGACCCCGATCCCCATCCCGAGTGGCCCGTCGCCTCGGACGCCACCCTTCCCGACCGACGCCACCCCTGA